The genome window CTGACGTGCCGCGCTTTCTTGTTTGAAGGACGCTCGGCATCTGGCAGACGGGCGTTATTTTGTTTCCTCTAGGGAAGGTCGTTGCGCAGGCCGGCGCGCCGCATCGGGGAGGCGACGCCTGCCTTGCGGCAATTTTTCCGCCGGCGGCCGGCAGACGCCATGTTCCAGGCGATAGGTGCGTCTTCTCGAAAGCGGTGATCCGGTCCTGGTGTTCAAGGGTCGCGGAGAGTTCATCGAGGCCCCGCTCCAGCCGGTACTTCAATCGCGGGGCGATCTCGAACGTTCCTGAGAGAGATCCGATGCGCCAACTCTGGGCCGGCAGGTCGACCTCTCCCTTCGTCCCCGCTTTTCTCTCAGGAGGGCGAGGAGTTTCTCAACCTGTTCCGCCGGCTGTTCCAAGGTCAAAAGACCGTTCTTCCCGGCGTTCGATTGAAATATGTCGGCAAAGCTCGGCGCGATGACCACCTGCACGCCGTAGTCCATAAGCGCATAAACCGCCGCCTCGCGCGAAGACCCGCAGCCGAAGTTGTCAGCCGCAACGAGTATTCCGGGCGGCGACTTGAGGTGGTTCAGCGGGAAATCCCGGGCGGGCGTGCCGTGCTCGTTGAAACGCAAGTCATGGAAGCACTGGTCGCCGTAGCCCTCGGAACGGGACCGACTCATGAAGCGCGCCGGAATGATCTGATCGGTGTCCACATTGGCACGTGGTAGAGCGGCGGCCTCGGCCATGATCGTCTGAATGGGCTTCATGTGTCTTCTCCAGCGGTGAGGAGAGTTCGCGCGTCACAGATCTGACCAGTGACAGCTGCGGCGGCGGCCATTTGCGGGCTCATCAGGTGGGTGCGTGCCCCCGGACCCTGCCGTCCGCGGAAATTCCGGTTCGAGGTCGAGGCGCAGCGCTCCCCCGCCGCGACCATGTCTCCGTTCATGCTGACGCAGAGCGAACAGCCGCTTGCGCCCCATTCGGCCCCGGCGGCGCGGAAGACCCCGGCGATCCCTTCGGCTTCGGCCTGCCGCGCAACATCGTCCGAACCTGGCGAGACAAGCAGCGGTACCGCCACCTTGCGCCCCTTCAGCACCGCAGCCGCCGCACGAAGATCGCTCAGCCGGCCATTGGTGCAGCTTCCGATGAAAGCGCGATCCACGTCGATCCTGGTCATGGGCGCTCCGGCGCTGAGCCCCATGTAGGTCAACGCGTCTGGATCGGCGTCAGGGGGAACGGCGGCGTCCACAGGAGCGACCTGCTCGGGGCTCGTACCCCAGGTCACCATCGGCGCGACGTCGGCGGCGTCCAGCTCAAGCTCCCGGTCGTAGGCCGCTCCCTCATCGGGCCACAGCGCGCGCCAGTCGGCGACCGCGTTCTCCCAGGCGTCACCCTTCGGCGCCATTGGCCGGTCCTTCAGCCAGGCAAAGGTCGTCTCATCCGGCGGTATCAATCCCGACCGGGCTCCCATCTCGATCGTCATGTTGCAGAGCGTCATACGCTCTTCCATCGTCAGCGCCTCGATCGCCTCGCCGTGGTACTCAACGGCATGTCCGGTCGCGCCGCCGGTTCCGATCCGCCAGATGATGAAAAGCGCGAGGTCCTTG of Stappia sp. ES.058 contains these proteins:
- the leuD gene encoding 3-isopropylmalate dehydratase small subunit, which codes for MKPIQTIMAEAAALPRANVDTDQIIPARFMSRSRSEGYGDQCFHDLRFNEHGTPARDFPLNHLKSPPGILVAADNFGCGSSREAAVYALMDYGVQVVIAPSFADIFQSNAGKNGLLTLEQPAEQVEKLLALLREKRGRRERSTCRPRVGASDLSQERSRSPRD
- the leuC gene encoding 3-isopropylmalate dehydratase large subunit, with protein sequence MTDPRGTVAKIWDSHRVMTQDGSDLLFVDRHYLHEGSHHAFARLREAGRTIRHPELTFGVADHYVPSNPARAADVSATMVERLDRNAREFGIDSFGLGDPRRGIVHVAMPEQGLSLPGTTIVCGDSHTATHGAFGAFAFGIGASEVAHVLATQTLWQTPVLVMRVRVTGRLPRGVTAKDLALFIIWRIGTGGATGHAVEYHGEAIEALTMEERMTLCNMTIEMGARSGLIPPDETTFAWLKDRPMAPKGDAWENAVADWRALWPDEGAAYDRELELDAADVAPMVTWGTSPEQVAPVDAAVPPDADPDALTYMGLSAGAPMTRIDVDRAFIGSCTNGRLSDLRAAAAVLKGRKVAVPLLVSPGSDDVARQAEAEGIAGVFRAAGAEWGASGCSLCVSMNGDMVAAGERCASTSNRNFRGRQGPGARTHLMSPQMAAAAAVTGQICDARTLLTAGEDT